One window of Myxococcales bacterium genomic DNA carries:
- a CDS encoding MotA/TolQ/ExbB proton channel family protein: MTNEWLLAGMASLASLLVLWVPLSRGMSLFFRGRIATRPVTEHELERQRTGAPGVDPQALGLLLDRVESESQRESDAPYSSAFIRDASRQYVMNEYVSRYADPIAMYANILPPIGFVGTTIGLMVLFVSMHVANDSLHLSALALALSSSIFALVGYATLEGLRIHLYGRLQRCLDGVA; this comes from the coding sequence ATGACGAACGAATGGCTATTGGCGGGCATGGCGAGCCTCGCGTCGCTGTTGGTGCTCTGGGTTCCCCTGTCACGGGGGATGAGTCTTTTCTTTCGCGGGCGCATCGCGACTCGCCCTGTGACGGAGCATGAACTCGAACGGCAGCGCACCGGGGCGCCCGGGGTAGATCCCCAGGCACTCGGGTTGCTGCTGGATCGCGTCGAGTCGGAATCCCAGCGTGAGAGCGACGCTCCCTATTCGAGTGCATTCATTCGGGATGCTTCCCGCCAGTATGTGATGAACGAATATGTGTCCCGCTATGCCGACCCCATCGCGATGTACGCAAATATCCTGCCCCCGATCGGGTTTGTGGGAACCACGATCGGCCTCATGGTGTTATTCGTTTCGATGCATGTGGCGAACGATTCCCTGCACCTGAGTGCACTCGCCCTTGCGTTGAGTTCGAGCATCTTCGCGTTGGTGGGCTACGCCACCCTCGAAGGCTTGAGGATTCACCTCTATGGACGTCTCCAGCGCTGCCTGGACGGGGTTGCCTGA